The following proteins are encoded in a genomic region of Pelodictyon phaeoclathratiforme BU-1:
- a CDS encoding diacylglycerol/polyprenol kinase family protein, giving the protein MLMEEIDRLELRYEVARKAIHLSSLSIPVIYWFISRDLALLILVPLFSGFFLIDLLKNFFTPVSAWYHRTFGAMLRAHELKRAKGHLNGATYIMMAALLLVLFFPKVIAVAAFSMVAVSDTLAAIIGKSFGKHRFGQKSVEGSVAFFLSALVVVSLVPGLHPVIGIIMAITGTLTEAFLVRIGKFKVDDNLSIPLASASVATLFTLLSIFR; this is encoded by the coding sequence ATGCTTATGGAAGAGATTGACCGGCTGGAACTCCGTTATGAAGTAGCACGCAAGGCTATTCATCTCTCGTCGCTCTCTATCCCGGTTATTTACTGGTTTATCAGCCGCGATCTTGCTCTGTTGATTCTTGTGCCGCTTTTTTCCGGCTTTTTTCTGATTGACCTGCTGAAAAATTTTTTCACACCGGTTTCTGCCTGGTATCACCGGACGTTCGGAGCGATGCTCAGGGCGCATGAGCTCAAGCGGGCAAAGGGCCATCTGAACGGTGCGACCTATATCATGATGGCGGCTCTCCTTCTGGTGCTCTTTTTCCCGAAAGTTATTGCGGTTGCGGCCTTCAGCATGGTTGCTGTTTCGGATACGCTTGCGGCCATTATCGGCAAATCGTTCGGTAAACACCGGTTTGGACAGAAGAGCGTTGAGGGAAGCGTTGCCTTTTTTCTCTCGGCGCTCGTTGTTGTCTCCCTTGTGCCGGGGCTGCATCCCGTTATCGGTATCATCATGGCAATAACCGGAACGCTGACGGAGGCCTTCCTGGTGCGTATCGGAAAGTTCAAGGTTGACGATAACCTTTCAATTCCTCTTGCCAGCGCTTCGGTAGCCACGCTCTTTACCCTTCTCTCCATTTTCCGGTAG
- the pabB gene encoding aminodeoxychorismate synthase component I, giving the protein MKHSEVKGESLFERLAATLATEGTLWLESAFCNEPEGGALLFSDPLEVVTLPTLNDIELFFRRIEEQSAAGFHLAGWLTYEAGYAFEERLLHGLSPDDPHLPPSPLGWFGVYREPERFSAAEVQELFAEPGPRSDLIITDLSFNLSEEEYGRKIERIKEQIAAGNLYQVNFTGRYRFTSNSEPTALFAALRGRQPSSYTACINSGGRTILSCSPELFFRRRGSLIETMPMKGTAPRGRTIEEDNRLREGLAGCQKNRAENLMIVDLLRNDLGRICKPGTVEAGDLFTIETWPTLHQLLSTIRGELREGIKLSELFRALYPSGSITGAPKISAMKLIQSLEPTSRGIYTGTIGYITPDSEMVFSVAIRTIELSGKQGTYGSGGGIVWDSDPQDEYRECQLKAKILTNPGRSRSAAATETGIAPGSDRAAQQPEEHRIQLIAPASAEDVVLGCNFGQTDAHHQPPGGVSGSEAGQHFGLFESLLWNGNYLWLDEHLQRLAASAATLGFPCDTAAATHLLHQLEEEMRHHGSQNSNPQPGQQQEHLRTEEQCRGAARCKVRLSLTREGSCSASYEPITVQGSTTPLRLCIAAEPTHSSNPLLRHKTTKRELYDHYFTLARQQGYDEILFHNERGEITEGAISTIFIRKGQQLCTPPLHCGLLNGIFRHYILATRPTATEKIITINDLATADAIFIANSVRGLRPATMCKNPPTMGPDT; this is encoded by the coding sequence TTGAAGCACTCTGAAGTGAAGGGAGAGAGCCTTTTCGAACGACTCGCCGCCACCCTTGCAACCGAGGGCACCCTCTGGCTCGAATCCGCCTTCTGTAACGAGCCGGAGGGCGGAGCGCTCCTCTTCTCTGACCCGCTGGAGGTGGTGACCCTTCCCACACTCAACGATATCGAGCTTTTTTTCCGGAGGATCGAGGAACAGAGCGCCGCAGGTTTTCATCTTGCCGGCTGGCTCACCTATGAGGCCGGTTACGCCTTTGAAGAGAGGCTTCTTCACGGCCTCTCACCCGACGACCCTCATCTTCCCCCCTCGCCCCTTGGCTGGTTTGGAGTCTACCGGGAACCGGAGCGCTTTTCAGCCGCAGAGGTTCAGGAGCTTTTCGCCGAACCGGGCCCTCGCTCCGACCTCATCATCACCGACCTCTCCTTCAATCTCTCCGAAGAGGAATACGGCAGAAAAATTGAACGCATCAAAGAGCAGATAGCAGCAGGCAATCTCTATCAGGTGAACTTTACCGGACGCTACCGCTTCACCAGCAACAGCGAGCCAACGGCGCTCTTTGCCGCGCTGCGGGGTCGGCAACCCTCATCCTACACCGCCTGTATCAACAGCGGCGGGCGCACCATCCTCTCCTGCTCTCCCGAACTCTTTTTCAGGCGGCGCGGCTCACTCATCGAAACCATGCCGATGAAAGGAACCGCACCGAGAGGCCGCACCATCGAAGAGGACAACCGCCTCAGGGAGGGGCTTGCCGGATGCCAGAAAAACCGGGCCGAAAATCTCATGATCGTCGATCTCCTCCGTAACGACCTCGGTCGGATATGCAAGCCCGGCACAGTCGAAGCAGGGGATCTCTTCACCATCGAAACATGGCCGACACTCCACCAACTGCTCTCAACCATCCGGGGAGAGCTGCGGGAGGGAATCAAGCTCAGCGAACTCTTCCGGGCCCTCTATCCCTCAGGCTCCATTACCGGTGCGCCCAAAATAAGCGCCATGAAGCTCATACAGAGCCTTGAACCAACGTCAAGAGGGATCTATACCGGCACCATCGGCTATATCACCCCCGACAGCGAGATGGTTTTCAGTGTCGCAATCCGCACCATCGAGCTATCCGGAAAACAGGGCACCTACGGATCAGGAGGCGGCATCGTATGGGACTCCGATCCCCAGGATGAGTACCGCGAGTGCCAGCTCAAGGCCAAGATCCTTACCAACCCCGGCAGGAGCCGCAGCGCTGCAGCAACAGAGACCGGCATTGCGCCAGGCAGCGATAGAGCAGCACAGCAACCTGAAGAGCACCGCATTCAGCTCATTGCACCTGCATCAGCAGAGGACGTTGTTCTGGGCTGTAACTTCGGTCAAACGGACGCCCATCATCAGCCTCCGGGTGGGGTTTCCGGCAGCGAAGCAGGGCAACACTTCGGGCTTTTTGAAAGCCTGCTCTGGAACGGCAACTATCTCTGGCTCGACGAACACCTCCAGCGCCTTGCCGCATCAGCCGCCACGCTCGGCTTTCCATGCGACACCGCCGCTGCCACCCACCTGCTTCACCAGCTTGAAGAGGAGATGCGCCATCATGGCAGCCAGAACAGCAACCCGCAACCCGGCCAGCAGCAGGAACATCTCCGCACCGAAGAACAGTGCCGGGGTGCCGCACGCTGCAAGGTACGCCTCAGCCTCACAAGAGAGGGAAGCTGCAGCGCCAGTTACGAGCCCATAACGGTGCAAGGCTCCACCACACCGCTCCGTTTATGCATTGCCGCAGAGCCCACCCATTCATCCAACCCCCTGCTCCGGCACAAAACCACCAAAAGGGAGCTTTACGACCACTACTTCACCCTTGCCCGCCAGCAAGGCTACGACGAAATCCTCTTCCACAACGAACGCGGCGAGATCACCGAAGGCGCCATCAGCACCATCTTTATCCGCAAAGGCCAGCAACTCTGCACCCCGCCACTCCACTGCGGCCTGCTCAACGGCATTTTCCGCCATTACATCCTCGCCACCCGCCCCACCGCAACCGAAAAAATCATCACCATCAACGACCTCGCCACCGCCGACGCCATATTCATCGCAAATTCAGTCCGAGGCCTCAGACCCGCCACAATGTGTAAAAACCCGCCGACCATGGGACCTGATACATAA
- a CDS encoding Ppx/GppA phosphatase family protein: MKHENLRVAAIDLGTNSFHMIIVEESPQKGIVEIDRVKDMICIGRGSISTKMLDEEAMQSGIAALKNFLVLASHHGVASENVIAFATSAIREAKNSGDFIRRVKEETGLKIKIISGKEEAEFIYYGVRNAVKIGNSSDLLFDIGGGSVEFVLVNQKGLQLLESRKIGVARMCERFVASEPIASHDIKMLEQYFTAEMVTAVEKASQLKVTRAIASSGTAQNIARMIQSMKGSQSETSLNNSTFTRTEFQALYQAILPLGAAERKKITGLDEKRVDLIVPGLILVDMIFRLFNLTEIVISDSALREGMVLHYLKHRLQSGTKRSSDDDLDIRRESVYELAFRCGWTRNHAEHVARLSLQLFDKLALLHHLDESYRELLEYASLLHNIGAFIAISSHHKHSQYIILNGELRGFSPLETEIIAHVARYHRKSPPTERHAAYSMLPSASKRAVDLLSGILRLANGLERGHRQNVQKINVQVTANTIILHLKTRFEPDIEIWAADLLKPWLEKLLNKSIILEAL; this comes from the coding sequence ATGAAGCATGAAAACTTAAGGGTCGCTGCCATTGATCTCGGCACCAACTCCTTCCATATGATTATTGTCGAAGAGAGCCCGCAGAAGGGGATCGTTGAGATAGACCGGGTCAAAGATATGATCTGCATCGGTCGCGGCAGCATTTCTACAAAAATGCTTGATGAAGAGGCCATGCAGTCCGGTATTGCGGCGTTGAAAAATTTTCTTGTTCTGGCCTCACATCATGGTGTGGCCTCCGAAAATGTTATTGCCTTCGCCACCAGCGCCATCCGCGAGGCAAAAAACAGTGGCGACTTTATCCGCCGGGTCAAAGAGGAGACCGGCCTCAAAATCAAGATTATCTCCGGCAAAGAGGAGGCTGAATTTATCTATTACGGCGTTCGCAATGCGGTGAAAATAGGCAACAGCTCCGACCTGCTCTTCGATATTGGCGGCGGATCGGTTGAATTTGTTCTTGTCAACCAGAAAGGGCTCCAACTGCTCGAAAGTCGTAAAATCGGTGTTGCCAGAATGTGCGAACGCTTTGTAGCCTCCGAACCGATCGCCTCTCATGATATCAAGATGCTGGAGCAGTACTTCACGGCAGAGATGGTCACCGCTGTTGAAAAGGCCTCACAACTGAAGGTGACCAGGGCAATCGCCTCCTCGGGAACAGCGCAGAATATCGCCCGCATGATACAGTCGATGAAGGGGAGCCAGAGTGAGACATCGCTCAACAACAGCACCTTTACCCGCACCGAGTTTCAGGCGCTCTATCAGGCAATTCTCCCTCTTGGCGCCGCCGAACGCAAAAAAATTACCGGTCTTGATGAAAAAAGAGTTGATCTTATTGTGCCAGGGCTCATCCTTGTCGATATGATCTTCCGGCTTTTCAACCTCACCGAGATCGTCATTTCCGATTCCGCCCTGCGGGAGGGAATGGTGCTCCACTACCTGAAGCATCGCCTCCAGTCAGGCACAAAACGGAGCAGTGACGATGACCTCGATATTCGCCGGGAGAGCGTTTATGAACTTGCCTTCCGCTGCGGCTGGACGCGCAACCACGCAGAGCACGTAGCCCGTCTCAGCCTCCAGCTTTTCGACAAGCTCGCCCTTCTGCACCATCTTGACGAGTCGTACCGTGAACTGCTCGAGTATGCATCGCTGCTGCACAACATTGGAGCATTCATTGCCATCTCCTCCCATCACAAACACAGCCAGTATATTATCCTCAACGGGGAACTTCGCGGCTTCTCGCCCCTTGAAACCGAGATCATCGCCCATGTGGCCCGCTATCACCGCAAATCCCCCCCGACGGAGCGCCATGCAGCATACAGCATGCTTCCCTCCGCCAGCAAGCGTGCGGTTGATCTCCTCTCCGGCATCCTGCGCCTTGCCAACGGTCTCGAACGCGGTCACCGTCAGAACGTTCAGAAAATCAACGTCCAGGTCACCGCAAATACCATTATCCTCCACCTCAAAACCCGTTTTGAGCCCGACATCGAGATATGGGCCGCCGATCTGCTGAAACCGTGGCTTGAGAAGCTCCTCAATAAAAGCATAATCCTTGAAGCACTCTGA
- a CDS encoding L-threonylcarbamoyladenylate synthase, with product MQTILTDSPEEAAAILNSGGVVAFPTETVYGLGAGICHPEAILQLFRAKGRPSDNPLIVHLGSIDQLDEVAEALHADARALIEHFFPGPLTLVLQKKSSVPFSVTAGLETVGVRCPSNPVAQEFLRLCGCPVAAPSANRSGLPSATSWEAVMEDLEGRIECVLRGRPSTIGLESTIVECSGAKPLLLRAGAITLEQLREVVPEITVNAVTNKPEESPKCPGLKYPHYAPKASIILWSGEKSPVADSPSSASIGLSAPPEGVTLCKVCSTLEEYGRELFGFFRLCDAEGIGVIYCELPSNEGLGRAIRDRLLRAAALE from the coding sequence ATGCAGACCATCCTTACTGATTCACCTGAAGAGGCAGCCGCTATCCTGAACTCAGGTGGGGTTGTGGCATTTCCAACCGAGACGGTCTATGGCCTTGGCGCCGGTATCTGCCATCCGGAGGCAATCCTCCAGCTTTTTCGGGCAAAGGGACGTCCGTCGGATAACCCACTGATTGTTCACCTCGGCAGCATTGATCAACTCGATGAGGTGGCAGAGGCGCTTCATGCGGATGCACGAGCGCTGATTGAGCACTTTTTCCCCGGCCCCCTGACGCTGGTGCTGCAAAAAAAAAGCTCTGTTCCCTTCAGCGTTACAGCCGGTCTTGAAACTGTGGGGGTGCGCTGCCCGTCAAATCCGGTGGCTCAGGAGTTTCTGCGTCTCTGTGGCTGCCCGGTTGCCGCTCCTTCGGCAAATCGTTCGGGGCTGCCGAGCGCGACAAGCTGGGAGGCGGTGATGGAGGATCTTGAGGGGAGGATTGAGTGCGTGCTGCGGGGCAGGCCAAGTACGATCGGCCTTGAATCGACCATTGTGGAGTGTTCGGGGGCGAAGCCGCTGCTGCTCAGGGCCGGAGCGATCACACTGGAACAACTGCGGGAGGTAGTGCCAGAGATAACGGTCAATGCGGTCACGAACAAGCCGGAGGAGAGCCCGAAATGCCCCGGCCTGAAGTATCCCCATTATGCGCCGAAGGCCTCGATTATCCTCTGGAGTGGCGAGAAGAGCCCTGTTGCAGACTCCCCTTCATCAGCCTCTATCGGCCTCTCGGCGCCGCCGGAAGGGGTTACACTCTGCAAGGTGTGCTCCACTCTTGAGGAGTATGGCCGGGAGCTCTTCGGCTTTTTCCGGCTCTGCGACGCGGAAGGGATCGGCGTCATCTACTGCGAACTGCCCTCAAATGAGGGACTTGGCAGGGCGATCAGGGATCGGCTGCTGCGTGCTGCCGCTCTTGAGTGA
- a CDS encoding helix-hairpin-helix domain-containing protein, which translates to MKQQHSFCKRHAGRELMTFVFLLLLLIASSPARCADSSDIEDLLSNAESEINIEQLLDLVEQLKKERILLNEADAADLRQLPWLTTADVETILIHRRNQGPILTLQQLETLIGKEKTALIAPYIRLTKEPSSRLPAKTDAIEGTLYSRLFWETTARKGILNGNYAGENYKLYHRLQVAAPHLKATLLQEKDIGEPDVADFTSLSISASDIGIMKQGLLGNYRVNLAQGLLIGQGRYFSKGSDPTGSIRLPSRQLLPYTSSSEYGFLQGAATTLKLAPFEVTLFYSSNHRDALISDEGVITSFSSSGYHRSELEISRKDNVTETISGANLLYHYQSGSFSGRAGGSLLNYRYPLPFDELDPFAAISRHSSATLYSLETDLSLGHASLFAEAAFSTRPDDASWTAGTEYQIRQGLSAVAALRRYGARYYSPFAGAFAERGSGASNEEGYYVGLNARVSKSLALAAYHDRFTFPLLDDHCPYPSDGNDSRLFITWKQSPLLTWNLQFQHKYREEQSNQGTSSHPLWRALPQITNRCRLDCDVTPSRALHLRSRGEVKKVVKEYLAGDQRFYGWLLSQQAGYSAGKFSLKGRITVFNTEDFDAALYAYEDDLPLTSSLGMYDGRGKSLFLVAAWQALPQMKLAARYEKSWYSDREVYSSGNDERATSAPGSFHLGCFLTF; encoded by the coding sequence ATGAAGCAGCAACACTCCTTCTGCAAACGTCATGCCGGCAGGGAACTCATGACGTTTGTTTTTCTCCTCCTCCTTCTCATTGCCTCTTCCCCGGCACGCTGTGCCGACAGCAGCGACATCGAGGATCTCCTCAGCAATGCAGAATCAGAGATCAATATCGAGCAGTTGCTTGACCTTGTCGAGCAGTTGAAAAAAGAGAGGATTCTGCTCAATGAGGCCGACGCCGCCGACCTGCGTCAACTGCCCTGGCTCACGACCGCCGACGTCGAAACCATTCTCATCCATCGTCGCAACCAGGGGCCCATTCTCACCCTGCAGCAACTCGAAACCCTTATCGGCAAAGAAAAAACAGCCCTCATCGCCCCCTATATCCGTTTGACAAAAGAGCCCTCCTCCCGTCTTCCAGCCAAAACCGATGCCATAGAGGGCACGCTCTACAGCCGCCTCTTTTGGGAAACCACAGCCCGGAAAGGCATTCTGAACGGGAACTACGCCGGAGAGAACTACAAGCTCTATCACCGTCTGCAGGTTGCAGCCCCTCACCTCAAGGCGACCCTCCTGCAGGAAAAGGATATCGGCGAGCCCGACGTGGCCGACTTCACCTCACTCAGCATCAGCGCCAGCGATATCGGCATCATGAAACAGGGCCTGCTCGGCAACTACAGGGTAAACCTTGCCCAGGGGCTGCTCATCGGCCAGGGACGCTATTTTTCCAAAGGCTCCGACCCCACCGGCAGCATCCGGCTTCCATCACGCCAGCTTCTTCCCTACACCTCCAGCTCGGAATATGGCTTTCTCCAGGGAGCAGCAACAACCCTGAAGCTTGCACCCTTTGAAGTGACCCTCTTTTACTCCTCCAACCATCGTGACGCCCTCATCAGCGACGAGGGGGTCATTACCAGTTTCAGCTCATCAGGCTACCACCGGAGCGAACTCGAAATATCGAGAAAAGATAACGTCACCGAAACCATCTCCGGGGCAAACCTGCTTTACCATTACCAGTCGGGCTCCTTCAGCGGCAGGGCAGGGGGGAGTCTGCTCAACTACCGCTATCCACTGCCATTCGATGAACTCGACCCCTTTGCCGCCATAAGCAGACACTCTTCGGCAACGCTCTACAGCCTCGAAACCGATCTCTCCCTTGGCCATGCAAGCCTCTTTGCCGAAGCGGCCTTTTCCACTCGCCCGGATGACGCATCATGGACGGCAGGCACGGAGTATCAGATTCGCCAGGGGCTCAGCGCCGTTGCCGCGCTCCGCCGCTATGGCGCCCGCTACTACTCTCCCTTTGCAGGGGCCTTTGCCGAAAGGGGCAGCGGAGCCTCAAACGAAGAGGGATACTATGTCGGCCTCAACGCCAGGGTCAGCAAAAGCCTTGCACTTGCGGCCTACCACGACCGCTTCACCTTTCCCCTGCTTGACGATCACTGCCCCTACCCCTCAGATGGCAACGATTCAAGGCTCTTCATCACCTGGAAACAGTCGCCCCTGCTCACCTGGAACCTCCAATTCCAGCACAAATACCGCGAAGAGCAGTCCAATCAGGGCACATCAAGCCACCCCCTCTGGAGAGCACTTCCCCAGATAACCAATCGCTGCCGTCTCGACTGCGATGTCACCCCCTCCCGTGCCCTCCACCTGCGAAGCCGAGGCGAGGTGAAAAAAGTGGTCAAGGAGTACCTCGCTGGCGATCAGCGCTTTTATGGATGGCTTCTCTCCCAGCAGGCAGGATACAGCGCCGGTAAATTCAGCCTCAAAGGGCGTATAACCGTTTTCAACACAGAAGATTTCGATGCAGCCCTCTACGCCTATGAGGACGACCTTCCCCTCACCTCCTCACTCGGCATGTACGACGGGCGCGGTAAATCCCTCTTCCTTGTGGCAGCATGGCAGGCGCTTCCACAGATGAAGCTTGCCGCACGATACGAGAAAAGCTGGTACAGTGACCGGGAGGTATACAGCAGCGGCAACGACGAGCGGGCCACCAGCGCACCCGGTTCCTTTCATCTTGGCTGTTTTTTGACCTTCTGA